Part of the Cloacibacterium caeni genome is shown below.
TACCTATTGTTTTTAATAGAATTTTCGGTTAATCCTTCAATAATATTCCCAGTTACACCTGCTGCCCAAATCACATTATTACTCGGAATGATATTCCCAGAACTCAGATAAACTCTATCGCCATCATAATCCGTAACTCTATCATTTGAGATAAATCTCACGCCCAAATCTTTCAAATATTGTTCAGATTTTTCTTGAGATTCTTCGCTCATTACCGCCAAAGGTTTTTCGGTAGAACTCACCAAAATAATTTCTAAATCATCAAAATTCATTCTAGGATAATCTCTCGGCAAGATTTCTCTTTTCATCTCAGCAAAAGCTCCCGCCAATTCCACACCAGTTGGTCCAGAACCTACGATTACGATGTTCCAATTGCCATCATCACTTCTACTTTTTTCAATAATTAATTTTTCGAAAGTGAGCAAAACATGGTTTCTTATAGAAATTGCTTCTTGTGTATTTTTCATCCCAAAAGCCAGATTTTCCATTTTTTGATTTCCAAAGAAATTCGTTTTACAGCCAGTTGCAATCACCAATTTATCATAGTGAAAAACATGGTCTTCTGTAATAATTTTATTTTCTGAAGGAATAATCTGTTTCACTTCCGTCATTCTAAATTGAATATTTTTAGAACGCTGAAAAATCTTTCTAAACGGAAACGAAATATTAGAAGGCTCAATTCTTCCGCAAGCTACTTGATAAAATAATGGCTGAAACATATGATGATTCGCCTTGTCAATCATCACCAATTTCTTAGTACGATTGCCATTAAGTTTTTTAGCGAATTGCAATCCTGCAAAACCACCACCGATGACGATTATTTTATCTCTAATTTCCATAAGATTCTGGCAAAATTACTGAATTTATTTTCTAAAAATTTTACTTTTGCAAAACTTATGTCAAAAACCAATCCAAAATCTACCAAAAGAAAAAAAATCCATAAAACCAGACGAAAAAATTATCTTTTTCGCAGATATATTTTGTTGGCCATTTTAGGATTAACCTTGCTAGGAACTGGGCTTTACCTCAGAGACAAAGTGGCATTTTATTACGCCATGTATTTTGAGAAATTTGTACATAAAAACTTAAAAAATTCAGAAGAAGAAACCGCCAGAATCAATAAAATCGTCACTGAATATAATGACAAAATTTTTGGTTTCGACATTTCTCATTATCAGCATAAACGAGACATAAAATGGGACAGCCTCACTATCGCCAATGGTTCTATTCCATTAGAGTTTGTCATTATGAGAGCTTCTATGGGAAATCGAAAAAAAGATAAACATTTTGATGATTTTTGGGAATTAGCCAAAGAAAATAATCTTACAAGAGGTGCTTATCATTTTTATCGTGCAGACGAAGATCCTATTTTACAAGCCAATAATTTCTTAGAAAGTGTACATTTAGAAAGCGGAGATTTACGACCGGTTTTAGACATCGAAAGAATTCCCAGAAGAAAATCTAAGGAAAAACTGATAGAAGATTTGAAAGTTTGGTGTAAAATTATAGAAGAAAAATACGGTGAAAAACCCATTATTTACACCTATTACCATTATTACAAAGATTATTTGCGAGGCGAGTTTGACGATTATCCACTTTGGTTAGCCAATTACAATGATGTTTTAGTTCCTTCGGAAGAAGACTCGTGGAAAATGTGGCAATTCACGGAAAAAGGCATCGTAAAAGGAATTAATGTAAAAGTA
Proteins encoded:
- a CDS encoding NAD(P)/FAD-dependent oxidoreductase — its product is MEIRDKIIVIGGGFAGLQFAKKLNGNRTKKLVMIDKANHHMFQPLFYQVACGRIEPSNISFPFRKIFQRSKNIQFRMTEVKQIIPSENKIITEDHVFHYDKLVIATGCKTNFFGNQKMENLAFGMKNTQEAISIRNHVLLTFEKLIIEKSRSDDGNWNIVIVGSGPTGVELAGAFAEMKREILPRDYPRMNFDDLEIILVSSTEKPLAVMSEESQEKSEQYLKDLGVRFISNDRVTDYDGDRVYLSSGNIIPSNNVIWAAGVTGNIIEGLTENSIKNNRYIVDRYNKIVGFDDIYAIGDIAYMETPKYPNGHPQVANVAINQGKNLAKNFLKKSENEWQPYEYDDKGSMATIGKHRAVVDLPKFKFQGIFAWYFWMFLHLMLILSVRNKLAIFFNWMWSYINRDSSLRLIIIPNKKNKTEQ
- a CDS encoding GH25 family lysozyme — protein: MSKTNPKSTKRKKIHKTRRKNYLFRRYILLAILGLTLLGTGLYLRDKVAFYYAMYFEKFVHKNLKNSEEETARINKIVTEYNDKIFGFDISHYQHKRDIKWDSLTIANGSIPLEFVIMRASMGNRKKDKHFDDFWELAKENNLTRGAYHFYRADEDPILQANNFLESVHLESGDLRPVLDIERIPRRKSKEKLIEDLKVWCKIIEEKYGEKPIIYTYYHYYKDYLRGEFDDYPLWLANYNDVLVPSEEDSWKMWQFTEKGIVKGINVKVDLNIYNGNSWSFSELKLD